One window of the Amycolatopsis mediterranei genome contains the following:
- a CDS encoding fumarylacetoacetate hydrolase family protein, with amino-acid sequence MRLARIAHPGGVAFASIEGDGDDAQVLEIAEHPFGQPNFTGKRWPLADVRLLAPILPSKVIAVGRNYAKHAAEFGNDVPGEPMLFIKPSTTIIGPNAAIRRPSGIGRVDFEGELAIVIGQPVKNVPAARAASVILGYTVANDVSARDLQKSDGQWGRAKGFDTFCPIGPWIETSIDASDLSLRAEVDGELKQDGRTSDLVHRIPELVEFVSGVMTLLPGDLILTGTPEGVGPIEGGQSVSITIEGIGTLTNPVEDV; translated from the coding sequence GTGCGCCTAGCCCGAATTGCCCATCCCGGTGGTGTCGCGTTCGCCTCGATCGAAGGCGACGGCGACGACGCCCAGGTCCTCGAAATCGCCGAGCACCCCTTCGGCCAGCCGAACTTCACCGGCAAGCGGTGGCCGCTGGCCGACGTGCGGCTGCTCGCGCCGATCCTGCCGTCGAAGGTGATCGCCGTCGGCCGCAACTACGCCAAGCACGCGGCCGAGTTCGGCAACGACGTGCCCGGTGAGCCGATGCTGTTCATCAAGCCGTCGACGACCATCATCGGGCCCAACGCGGCCATCCGCCGCCCGTCGGGCATCGGCCGGGTCGACTTCGAGGGCGAGCTCGCGATCGTCATCGGGCAGCCGGTGAAGAACGTCCCGGCCGCCCGCGCCGCGAGCGTCATCCTCGGCTACACCGTCGCCAACGACGTCAGCGCCCGCGACCTGCAGAAGTCCGACGGCCAGTGGGGCCGCGCCAAGGGCTTCGACACCTTCTGCCCGATCGGCCCGTGGATCGAGACCTCGATCGACGCCTCCGACCTCTCCCTGCGGGCCGAGGTCGACGGCGAGCTCAAGCAGGACGGCCGCACGTCCGACCTCGTCCACCGGATCCCCGAGCTGGTCGAGTTCGTCTCCGGCGTCATGACGCTGCTGCCCGGCGACCTCATCCTGACCGGCACGCCCGAGGGCGTCGGCCCGATCGAGGGCGGCCAGAGCGTCTCGATCACCATCGAAGGCATCGGCACCCTGACCAACCCGGTCGAGGACGTCTAG